GCGATCTCGACGTGCCGTGCCTGAAGGTTGACGACGAGCTGGGCGGTTTCCGCGCAGCGGAGCATTTGGCGAAGCTCGGCCACCGGCGGATTGCCGGTTTGTTCAAAACCGACGATTTTCAGGGCGTGTACCGGATGCGGGGATTTTTGCGCTGCCTGCGCGAACGGCAGCTGGCGCTCGCTCCGGGCTTTCTGGTTCGTTATACGACCGAGGAGAAGACGTCGAAGCCGGAGCTGGCGCTGGCCGCGCTGCTGGACCTGGAGCCGGGCGACCGGCCGACCGCGATTGTCTGCTACAACGACGAGCTTGCCGTCAGGCTGCTCGACGTCGTGAGGCGCAAAGGGCTGGCCGTGCCCGCCGAGCTGTCCGTCGTCGGCTTCGACAACGCTTCGCTGGCGACGGCGACGGAAGTGAAGCTGACGACGTTCGAGCACCCGAAGACGGCCATGGGCGAGGATGCGGTCGCGCTGCTGACGGAGCTGGTGAACCGGCGAGGCGGCGGGCGGCAGCCGGAGGATATCGTATACGAGCCGAAGCTGATCGAGCGCGAATCGGCAGGACCCGCTCCCGTGTCCGGTGCAAAATAGGGCGTGACACACTTGTACGTACAAGTTATAATGATCGTAACGAATTGAATTCCGAAGGCCGGCCGGATGACGGCCGGTCCGATCGTTGCGGGAGGGGCTTGATTCATGCTGGAAGCGTTAAAAGAAGCCGTGTGGGAAGCGAATATGGATTTGCCGAAGTACGGCCTCGTCACGTTCACGTGGGGCAACGTGAGCGGCGTTGACCGCGAGCGCGGTCTTATGGCCATTAAACCGAGCGGCGTTCCTTACGAGGAGCTGCGGCCGGAGCATATCGTCATCGTCGATTTGGAAGGCACCGTGGTTGAAGGCAGCCTGCGGCCGTCCTCCGATACGCCGACGCATGCCGCGCTTTACCGCGCGTTCGATGGGATCGGCGGCATCGTCCACACCCATTCGCCGTGGGCGACCAGCTGGGCGCAGGCCGGACGGGGCATCCCGGCGCTCGGCACGACGCACGGGGATTATTTCTACGGCGAGATTCCGTGCACGCGGCCGATGACCGAGCAGGAAATTACGGGCGAATACGAGCTCGAGACCGGAAACGTTATTATTGAAACGTTCGTCAAGGGCGGCATCGACCCGCTGCAGGTTCCCGCCGCGCTCGTCTTCAGCCATGCGCCGTTCGTCTGGGGCAAAGACGCTCACAATGCGGTGCACAACGCGGTCGTCGTCGAGGAAGTGGCGAAAATGGGGCTGCAAACCTTTATGCTGAATCCGAACGCGCAGCCGATGGACCAGAACCTGCTGGACCGCCATTATTTGCGCAAACACGGGAAAAACGCGTATTACGGCCAAAAATAAGCGGAGAACGGGCCTGCCTTGCATGGTCACGGGAAGCTCCGCAAAAACAAGCGGATGAGCGGGCCACCGAGCAGGGTCACGGAAGCTCTTCGCAAAACAAGACGGCGCCTTTTGCAGCCAGTTTTTTGCTCCACAAAATATTTAGGAGGTCTACTATGTCCAAATACGCCATTGGAGTCGATTACGGGACCGAATCGGGACGAGCGGTGCTCGTCCGTCTCGCGGACGGCGAGGAAATCGCCGATCATGTCACGCCCTACCGCCACGGCGTCATCGACGAAAAGCTGCCGGATACCGGCCTGAAGCTCGAATACGACTGGGCGCTGCAGCACCCGAACGATTACATGGAGGTGCTCGAGCAATCCGTGCCTGCGGTTGTAAGGGCTTCCGGCATCGATCCGGCCGATATTATCGGCTTCGGCATCGATTTTACGGCATGTACGATGCTGCCGATCGACGAAGAGGGCCGGCCGCTCTGCTTCCTGCCGGCGTACAAAGCGAATCCGCACAGCTGGGTCAAGCTGTGGAAGCATCATGCGGCTCAGGACGAGGCGAACGAAATTAACCGGATCGCGGCCGAGCGCGGCGAAGCGTTCTTGGCCCGGTACGGGGGCAAAATATCCTCCGAGTGGATGATCGCCAAAGGCTGGCAGATCTTGAACGAGGCGCCGGAGATTTATGAAGCGGCCGACAAGTTCGTCGAAGCGACCGATTGGGTGATCGGCCAGTTGACGGGCAACATCGTCCGCAACAGCTGCACCGCGGGTTACAAAGCGATTTGGCATAAACGGGACGGTTACCCGGGCAAACCGTTTTTCAAAGCGCTCGACCCCCGTCTTGAGCAGTTGACGGAAACGAAGCTGCGCGGCGACGTGCAGCCGCTCGGCACGAAGGCCGGCGGGCTGACGCCCGAGATGGCGGCGCGGATCGGTCTTGCGCCGGGCACCGCGGTCGCGGTCGGCAACGTCGACGCCCATGCCGCCGTGCCGGCGGTTGGGGTTGTGACGCCGGGCAAGCTTGTCATGGCGATGGGCACGTCCATCTGTCACATGCTGCTCGGCACGGCGGAAAAGGAAGTCGAAGGCATGTGCGGCGTCGTGGAGGACGGCATTATTCCGGGTTATTTCGGGTACGAAGCGGGGCAATCCGCGGTCGGCGACATTTTCGCCTGGTTTGTGGACGAGGCCGTTCCCGCCTATGTGGCGGAGGCGGCGAAAACGGAAGGCGTCGGCGTGCACGACTGGCTCGAGCGCAAAGCGTCCGAGCTGAAGCCGGGCGAGTCCGGCGTGCTCGCGCTCGATTGGTGGAACGGCAACCGTTCCGTTCTGGTCGATACGGATTTGACCGGCGTGTTCGTCGGCCTTACGCTGCTGACGAAGCCCCAGGACATGTACCGCGCGCTGCTGGAGGCGACGGCGTTCGGCACGCGCAAAATCGTCGAGGCGTTCCAGGGCAGCGGCGTCGAAGTGAACGAGCTGTACGCCTGCGGCGGCCTGCCGCAAAAAAACCGGCTGCTGATGCAAATCTACGCGGACGTGACGAACCGCGAAATTAAAATCGCGGCATCGAAGCAGACGCCGGCGCTCGGCGCGGCGATGTTCGGGGCGGTTGCCGCGGGCTCGGCCAAAGGCGGCTACGACAATATCGTCGAAGCGGCCGCCCGCATGGGCCGCGTGCGCGAGGAGACGTTCAAGCCGATTCCCGCAAACGTTGCGGTTTACGACCGGCTGTACGCGGAGTACAACGCGCTGCACGATTATTTCGGCCGCGGCGCCAACGACGTCATGAAGCGGCTGAAGGCGATCAAGGAAGCGGCAAGTACACGCGAATAGGCTGCGAGTATAAGGAAGGTCCGGCATCCCCGGTTTGGGCGGTGCCGGACCTCTTTGTGTTAACGCGTTATCCCTCCTCTTCAGCCTCGGCTCTCGTATCGTCGTCAACATTTTGCTGCTGCGCATCCGGGTGATATTCGAAGCTGTCCTGGAACTGCTGCTCGGCAGCCATGTCCTCGAACTCATCCTCGCGCGGGAATCCGGGTCCCCTCACCACCAGCTCAAGCGACACCGTATCGCGCGGCTGCAGCGGATAGAAAAGGAACGTTTGCGGAATGCGCCTGCCGTTCAAGCGCAAAATGACGTCGATGTTGCCGGTAATGAAGACGCCGTCCACGGCGACGATCCGTCCGCCGAAGCCGAACCGGACGACGCCCGTTGCAGCGAGCGCCTGGTAAATGGTGATCCCCCGGAAAAACCGGACCGGGTGCGTTCTCGTCAGCCACGGGAAAAACCGCCCGCCGTTAATGAACACAAAGACGAACTGGAAGCCCGGCCCCGGCGGGAACGGCGGCGGCGGGGGCGGGAACGGTCCGGGTCCCGGCGGGAACGGCGGAGGGAACGGCCCAGGCCCAGGCCCAGGTCCAGGCCCCGGTCCGGGTCCCGGCGGAAATGGCGGCGGGAACGGTCCAGGCCCAGGTCCAGGCCCCGGCCCGGGTCCGGGTCCCGGTCCCGGCGGGGGAGGAGGGAATCCCGGTCCCGGTCCCATGCCGCGCGGCTCCCCGCAGCAGCCGCAATAACCGCCCGCAAAAGCGGGGTAAGTATTGGCGTAGCTGCCTGGAACGTTTCCGGAAGCGTACGGGTTATACCACATGTACACACTTCTCCTTTTGCAAAATGGATAGGGAATGCTCTCCCTACATGATATGGGCGAGTGCCTATCCATTTTCCTGTCCCGGAAGTAAAAGTTTCACGCTTGGACAGGTTTCGACGGGTTCATTCGAGGAACCCGGCAAACGACGGGGCGGGTTAAGCGGCGGAATCAGGCGGTTTAACGGACAAGCCAGGCCAATCCGGGTGTTTTCGACAGAAGGCCTCCCGCTGCAAACAGACGCATGATTAGATTGAACCGGCGGCCGGTTCGTCGGCAGGGGGTCGGCGATGCCGTTGCGAACCAGCGAAAATGGACGCAAAAAAACAGGACCGCCGGCGGAAAATCCGCAGACGATCCTGTTTCTATTTGCCGGAGTAGGCTTTTACTTCGCCGCGTCGTAACGCTTGCCTACTTCCGCCCAGTTGACGACATTCCAGAACGCTGCAATGTAGTCGGGGCGTTTGTTTTGATATTTCAGGTAATACGCGTGCTCCCATACGTCCAGACCGAGCAGCGGCGTATCGCCTTCCATGATCGGGCTGTCCTGGTTCGGCAGGCTGTACACTTTCAGCTTGCCGTCCTTGCCGAGCGCGAGCCATGCCCAGCCGCTGCCGAAACGGGTTGCAGCCGCTTTCGCGAAATCTTCCTTGAATTTATCGAAGCCGCCCAGCTCGTTTGCAATCGCGTCGGCCAGTGCGCCGCTCGGCGCGCCGCCTGCGTTTGGAGCGATCGTCTGCCAGAACAGGCTGTGGTTGGCATGTCCGCCGCCGTTGTTGCGGACCGCGGTGCGGATCGATTCCGGAACCGCGTTCAGATCGGCGATCAGGTCCTCGACGGATTTGCTTTGCAGCTCGGGAGCGGACTCCAGCGCAGCATTCAGGTTCGTCACGTACGTATTATGGTGACGATCGTGGTGAATTTCCATCGTTTGCGCATCGATGTGCGGCTCGAGCGCATTGTTCGGATAAGGAAGTGCAGGTAATTGATGGGCCATTAATGACTACCTCCTGATTCGTTTATGTATTCTTTTTCATACCCATTATCTAACTTCCGCTCTAATAAATCAACAAAAATGTTTGTAAAGTCGGGCGCCCTGCAAACATTTTTCGTACAACCTCCGGTCCCATATTTTATATACCCTGGAAGCGGGCTAAATAAACAAGTGCCGGTGAAAAAATGATTTGCGCGGAATCGGGGGACATGGAGCGGCTATACTCGCGCAAGGCAAGAAGCTGATGACAATGAAGACGAGTGAGGGACCCATTTTAGCATTCTCATGCAGCCGAAATCTATAAATTTACTTAATCGTATTTAAAATATGCAAAATTGTTTCCGGACTGAGAGAAAAGAATTTTGTCGAAAAACGGCGAAAACGGTTAAAATGAAGCGCTTTCATCCAATTTTACGGTTTTTTATTCAATTATTAAGGAAATCTAAAGGTTTTAATAGAATTTACGAACAATTTGTCGTATTATTAAACGTATCTGAAATCATAGTCTGTGATTGAGAGGTAATTTCTATGAACGTTCGTTCTTTTCAGTTGTCGGATTACCGCCCTGTTACGGAACTCCTTCAATCGGTTTTATCGGAGGACTGCTACGAGCAAACGATGGAAGCTTTCGGGCGCCAGCTTTCATGGGACAGCGAGCTTGTGCTGGTCGCATCGGTGGACGGCGTCATTGCCGGCATGATTATCGGTACGATCGACGATAACAAGGGCTACTATTACCGCGTCGCCGTGCATGCGGATTATCAGCGGCAGGGCATCGGCAAGAAGCTGATTCGTTCGCTCCGGCAGCGCTTCGAGCAGCGGAACGTTTCGAGAATTATGATTACGGCGGACGAGCATAACGAACCGATCCTTTCTTTATACGAATCGCTCGGCTACGCGGCTTCAGATTTTTTTCGCTCCTTTCAGAAGCTGAGCATCGTCGCAGGTTAGACAACCGGGGTTTTCCCCGCACAGACAAAACAAACACGACAAGCTTTACATGGACGAGCATATCTGCCCCCGACATTGCTTTTGGCGGACGGATATGCTTTTCTTATAAGTAAGAACTTCTGCGGGAGTACGGAAAGCACATGGACAATTACATTTCTTGCGTGATCAAAAGCTTCAAGCATAACGGCAGGCTGCACCGGATGTGGCTGGAAAACCGGCAAATCCCGAAGGAACGGCTGGCTCCCGGGCATGCGGCCGAATCGATGTTCGTGTTCATTAACCGGCAGACTCCGATTCAGGAGGCGGACGGCAAGCAGTGGACCAGCCGGATACCGGCTGTTTCGTTTTTTATTCCCGGCGAATGGTTCAACGTGGTGGCTCTGCTGGAGGACGGCGGCGTCCGGTATTACTGCAACGTGGCGTCACCGCCGTATTTTCACAACCGGCTGCTGACCTATATCGACTACGACCTGGACGTCATCATCCCGAGCGGCGGGGCGCCGCAAATCGTCGACCGGGACGAATACGAGTTCCATAAAGCAGCGTATCATTATTCGGCCGTGGTGGACCGCAAGGTGATGGCCGGGCTCGAAGCGCTTATGGACCGGATCGGCCGAGGCCGCGCTCCGTTTCAGGACGATCTGGTCATCGCCTATTACGAGGAGTGGCAAAAAAAGACGGGCGAGGTGTGAAGCCGACATGGCCCCCTATTCGGATTCCCGGCACGAAACGGAAGCGCCGTCCGGGCTGCCCGGCAGGCGAAAGCAGGCCGGACCGAACGGAAGCGGGAAGGCGGGCAATTCGGGCGGAGGCCGGCCGCGCGTGTGGACCGCGGAGCTCCGGGACTGGGTCCGCACGCTTGCGGTCGCTGCGCTTTTTGTCCTGCTGCTGCATACATTCGTCTTTAATCTCTCGACGGTAGACGGCCACTCGATGGAGCCGACGCTGTCGGACAAAATGTGGCTGTTCGTCGATAAATTCGCGTACCGGTTCGGCCCGCCCGAACGCGGCGACGTCGTGATTTTTCGCGACCCTTCCGACGATGCGGACAAGAAGGAATTTCTCGTTAAACGGATCATCGGGGTGCCGGGCGATACGATCGAAATTCGCAGCGGCCAGCTGTACCGCAACGGCCAACTGGTGGTGGAGCCGTATACGGATACGAAAATCGAGGATTCGGACTTTGGGCCGCTGAAGGTGGTGGAGGGCCGCTTTTTCGTTATGGGCGACAATCGCCATACGCGGGCCAGCAAAGACAGCCGTGCGTTCGGGTCGGTGCCGCGAGGTCTGATTCAGGGACGGGCCGACTTCATCTTATGGCCGATCGTCGGCATCCACATGTTGTAGCGACCGGAGGTGAACTTGTTTGACCAAGGAAGTGACGATCTATACCGACGGCGCCTGCTCCGGCAACCCGGGTCCGGGGGGCTGGGGCGCGGTGCTTTTTTACGGAGAACACAAAAAAGAAATATCGGGCGGTGAACGGGCTACGACCAACAACCGGATGGAGATCCGGGCCGTTATCGAAGCGCTCGGCATGCTGAAGGAACCGTGCAGCGTGAAGGTGTACAGTGATTCCGCCTATGTCGTCAACTGCTTCCAGCAAAACTGGATTCGCGGCTGGCTGAAGAACGGTTGGCGCAATAGCAAGGGCCAGCCGGTTGAAAATCAGGATTTGTGGCAGTCGCTGTGGGCGCTGATGCAGAAGCATCAGGTGAGCTATGTGAAGGTGAAGGGGCACAGCGACAACGAGTGGAACAACCGGTGCGACGAGCTGGCGCGCGAAGCAATCCGGCAGTTGTAACGGGCGGATATTGCAGCCGGGAGCGGCGAAACCTACGAACAGAAGGCGACAGGAGGCGATGGTTATGGCCGGAGCGGAGACATTCTGGGATCAGTTGAAAACGAAAATGAAAGCTGCCGCTCCGGAACTCGGCATCGATAAAATCGGGGTCGCTTCGGCCGCCCCGTTTACCGAGCTGAAGCAGCGGCTGCTTCGGCATCGCGAGCTCGGCCGCGAATCCGGGTTCGAAGAGCCGGATCTCGACAAGCGGACGGAGCCTGCGCTGCTGTTCGACGATCCGCAGTCGATCGTTGCCATCGCGGTCGCTTACCCGTCCAAGCTGCAGGATGCGCCGAAATCCGCGCCGGGCGCGCGGCGCGGCATCATCTCGCGCTCGGCCTGGGGCGAGGATTATCATTCGGTGCTGCGCGACCGGCTTCGGCGGCTCGAAGCGTGGCTTCACGAACGCGTGCCGCATGTTCGCGCGGAGAGCATGGTCGATACCGGCGCGCTGTCGGACCGCGCGGTGGCCGAGCGGGCCGGCATCGGCTGGAGCGGCAGCAACTGTGCGATCATTACGCCGGAATGGGGCTCGTGGGTTTATCTCGGCGAAATGATCACCAATCTGCCGCTGCCGCCGGACAAGCCCGTCACCGAGAGCTGCGGCGAATGCACCGCATGCATCGACGCTTGTCCGACCGGTGCCCTCGTCGGGCCGGGAGAGCTCGATGCGAAGCGCTGCATTTCGTTCATTACGCAGACGAAAGGCATCGTCCCGGATGAAATGATGCGCAAAATCGGCAACCGCCTGTACGGCTGCGATACGTGCCAGGTTGTATGCCCGGAGAACAAGGGGCGCAACTGGACGCACCAGCCGGAGCTTGCGCCGGACCCCGAGAAGGTGAAGCCGCTGCTCGTTCCGCTTCTAGCGATGAGCAACCGCGAGTTCAAGGAAACGTACGGCCGGAGCGCTTCCGCCTGGCGCGGGAAAAAGCCGATTCAGCGCAATGCGGTCATCGCGCTCGGCAACTTCAAGGACCGGAGCGCCGTTCCGGCGCTCGCCGCCGTTCTGGCGGAGGACCCGCGCTTCGAGCTGCGCGCGACGGCGGCCTGGTCGCTCGGCCGGGTCGGGGGCGCGGAAGCCGCCGAAGCGCTGGATCGGGCGCTTGCGGACGAGCGGGACGAGACGGTTCGGCAGGCCATCCGGCGTGCGCGGAAGGCGCTTGCCGAAGCAGAGCTTGAGCCCGGCGCGGAGGCGAATGCCGGGATGACAGGCCCGGAACAAGCGGACCGGGCGGAGGATCGGCCGCTGTAAGGTGGCCGATGCCCCGGCACGGCTAAGACGGCTGAACAGCCGGCCGCGCGCATCGCCGGGAGGCGGCGGCAGTGAATCGCCCGCGCTCCGCATCGCGTGGCTGCAGCCCGTGCTAACATGGCGTTCTCGGCCGGTGGGCGGGCTGTCTTTTCGCGCCGTCTACGGGGGTTTGACGGGCAGGCTCGGGGCGGGCGAACAGCCGTCTGTCCGGAGGACCTTCCTGCATTGCGCAGGGGTGCCGTCCATGCTATGATAGGTTGCAAGTTGCGAATATTTCTAAACTTAAGGGTGCGGTGAACGAGAAGATGTGGACGGTTATTATTTCGATCATAACGCTTATAGTCGGCGGAGTTGCGGGATTTTTCATCGGCGTCTATTATTTGCGCAAGCAGCTGGAAAAGATGCAGAACGATCCCGAAATGCTGCAAAAGATGGCGAAGCAGATGGGCTACAATATGAACAAACAGCAGCTGCAGAAAGCGCAGAGCATGATGAAAAATCAGCAGCGGTCCGGAGGAAGGCGCAAATAACGTGCGCCTGGGCCGCCTTCCGGAGGGAGGCCGTCACACATGGCGGGCAAGAAGGATTACGTCAATTCGCTGGTTGGCGACAACCGCGAACAGATCGAATACCATATCAAAGAGATTTTGAAGCTCATCGGGGAAGACGTCGAGCGGGAAGGACTGCTTGAAACGCCGGCGCGCGTCACCCGGATGTATGAGGAAATTTTCGCCGGTTACGACGTCGATCCCCGCGACGTGCTCGGCGTCACGTTCGACGAACAGCACGAGGAGCTGGTCATCGTGCGGGATATCGTGTATTACAGCCAATGCGAGCACCATATGGCGCCCTTTTTCGGAAAGGCGCATATCGGTTATATTCCGAGCGGCAAAATCGCCGGACTCAGCAAGCTTGCCCGCCTCGTCGAAGCGATTACGCGCCGCCTGCAGGTGCAGGAGCGGATTACGTCGCAGATCGCCGATATTTTGGAGGAAGTGCTGAAGCCGAACGGCGTGATGGTCGTCGTCGAAGGCGAGCATTTGTGCATGTGCTCCCGCGGCGTCAAGAAGCCGGGCAGCAAGACGGTCACCTCGGCCGTCCGCGGCGAATTTCGCAAAAGCTCCGCGCTGCGCTCGGAATTTTTGTCGCTGCTCAAGCAATGACGGAACCGTCCTGACGGTCCGGATGAATAGCATGGACCGCCTGCGTTCCGCCCGCGCATCCGCGGGCGGTTTTTTTTGTGCCCTTTATTTGTGCCGCCGACAGGAAACGATCGTGTGAGTCCTCCGAAATCGTCCGGTGCAAGCAGCGGCTGAACAGGTTGCGCGGCGTACGGAAGAACCTGTCGAAAACGCTTGCATTTTCCGGGGGGCGGGCTTAAGCTGGGAATAAACCGTCGTTTTTGTAGGACTAGTCATTTCAGCGGGAGGGTCCCGCTGAGGAGAAACCATTGCCCGCCGAACGCCTGTCCGCGAATCAGACCGTTTTAGTCGCCGGCGGGTAACGGCCGTGGGCTTGAGGGAGGAGAAAAAAATGAAAATTGCAAGCATTGAGACGTTTACGACCCGGCAGCTGTCGTTCGTGCGCGTGACGGCGGAGGACGGGCAGCAGGGCTTCGGCCAAATGGCGCCCTACCACGCCAACATTTCGGCGCTTGTGCTGCACCAGCAGGTGGCGCCGCACGCGCTCGGCGCTGATTGCGACGAGATCGAGGCGCTCGCCGAGAAAATCGTCCGCGAGGAGCATAAGTTTCCCGGCTCGTACATTTGCCGGGCGGTCGGCGGACTCGATACGGCGCTGTGGGACTTGAAGGGCAAGCGCCTTGGCAAAAGCGTCTGCGAGCTGCTCGGCGGCAAGCCGCAAGCGCTCGATATTTACGGCTCCAGCATGAAGCGCAACATCTCGCCGAAGGACGAAGCGGAGCGGATCGCGCGGCTGAAGGATACGCAGGGTATCCGGGCGTTCAAGATCCGGATCGCGAACAATTTCGGGAACGACGTCGACGTCTACCCCGGACGGTCGGAGGAGGTCGTGCGCGAGGTGCGGAAGGCGATCGGGGACGACACGCAGCTGTTCGTCGACGCGAACAGCGGCCTGACGCCGGGCAAGGCGATCGAGATGGGCGGCATGCTCGCCGAATACGGCGTCTGCCATTTCGAGGAGCCGTGCCCGTATCCGGAGCTGGAATGGACGAAGCAGGTGGCCGACGCGCTCGACATCCCGGTCACCGGAGGCGAGCAGGACACGGACCTGGCGCAGTTCAAGCGCATGATCGACATGCGGGCGGTCGATATCGTCCAGCCGGACATCTGCTATGTCGGGGGCATCAGCCGCGCGATGGAGGTCGCCCGGATGGCGGAGGCGGCGGGCATGCCCTGCATGCCGCATGCGGCTAACTTGTCGATGGTCACGGTGTTTACGATGCATTTGGCGGCAGCGATCCCGAATGCCGGCAAATTCCTGGAATTTTCGATCGAGCCGGATACGTGGACGAAGGACCTGTTCACCGAGCCCTTGGCCGTATCGGACGGCAAAGTCCAATTTCCGCAAGGGCCGGGCTGGGGCGTTACGGTCCGGCCGGAATGGCTGGAGCGGGCGGAGTACCGAATCAGCCGCTTGTAAGACGATGCGGCTTCAAGGCCGCAGCACTTGGGCCTGTAGCAGCGGAAGCCTGTCCGATTTTCGGACAGGCTTCTTTTTGTTCCGCTCGAGGCATGCCCATAGAAAAGGCACTGCTTGCTCTAACAGGCGGATAAGGGGTTATGCCGGCTCCGGCGCCCGAGCGGCGGGCGGAGCGCCGGTTATGGAAAGCAGCCGGCGCAAACGGAACCGGGCTACGCCGTGTGAGCGGTTTTATAAGCGTTGTCGACCTGGGCCAGGAAAACGACCGCGCGCTGGATATATTCTCTCGGATATACTTTGAACAGCAGCTCGTGCTTGCCGCCCTTCACGATCCATTCGCGCGACAGCGGGTTGACTTGGCGCGAGGCGATCTCCTCGGCGGTCGTCAGCGGCGCCGTTCCGTCATCCGTGCCGTGCATAACATAGACCGGAAACGGATAGGCGTTCTCTTCGACCTGCTTCGCCGGAATATAGTTGAATCCGGTTCCCGTCCAAAACGGCAGCATCCACTGAATGAGCGGCAGCGACGGAAAGCGCGGAAGGTCCAAGTACTGCCGGATATTGGCGTACAGCGCGTCAGGACTCGGCAGGAACAGGCTGTCGAGCAGCAGCGCGTCGATTTGGTCGGTCTGCAGCGCCGCCTGCAGCGCGGTTCCGGCTCCCATGGAAAATCCCCAGACGATCAGCTGGTCCGTTCCGTGCGTTTTCGCATAATGAATCGCGGCCAGCAGCTCCTGCGATTCCTCATAGCCGCCGGTCGCCGGCGAAGGGTCGGCATGCGAGGCATAGCCGTAATCGAACATCAGGACGTTATAGTGCAGCCGGTGCAGCAGCCCCGCCAGATCGTACATCGGCACCCAGCTTTCCTCGCGGTTCGCCCCGTAGCCGTGGCTGAAAATAATGGTGCGTTTCGAAGACGCGGCACCGGCATCGGCGGAGGCCGCCGGAATGTACCAGCCGTGAACGGTCGTCCGCCCGCTGGCGCTGGGAAAA
This genomic window from Paenibacillus humicola contains:
- a CDS encoding alpha/beta hydrolase — translated: MSTTITPSLPVGGGLPPELLPSPLPAPSGPALARARRRHAAVAVLSALMAMVLFALLAFHGYIAWIIAHPYVPPLTSNPMEAKGLAYQDVSFPSASGRTTVHGWYIPAASADAGAASSKRTIIFSHGYGANREESWVPMYDLAGLLHRLHYNVLMFDYGYASHADPSPATGGYEESQELLAAIHYAKTHGTDQLIVWGFSMGAGTALQAALQTDQIDALLLDSLFLPSPDALYANIRQYLDLPRFPSLPLIQWMLPFWTGTGFNYIPAKQVEENAYPFPVYVMHGTDDGTAPLTTAEEIASRQVNPLSREWIVKGGKHELLFKVYPREYIQRAVVFLAQVDNAYKTAHTA
- a CDS encoding mandelate racemase/muconate lactonizing enzyme family protein, producing MKIASIETFTTRQLSFVRVTAEDGQQGFGQMAPYHANISALVLHQQVAPHALGADCDEIEALAEKIVREEHKFPGSYICRAVGGLDTALWDLKGKRLGKSVCELLGGKPQALDIYGSSMKRNISPKDEAERIARLKDTQGIRAFKIRIANNFGNDVDVYPGRSEEVVREVRKAIGDDTQLFVDANSGLTPGKAIEMGGMLAEYGVCHFEEPCPYPELEWTKQVADALDIPVTGGEQDTDLAQFKRMIDMRAVDIVQPDICYVGGISRAMEVARMAEAAGMPCMPHAANLSMVTVFTMHLAAAIPNAGKFLEFSIEPDTWTKDLFTEPLAVSDGKVQFPQGPGWGVTVRPEWLERAEYRISRL